A region of Cataglyphis hispanica isolate Lineage 1 chromosome 6, ULB_Chis1_1.0, whole genome shotgun sequence DNA encodes the following proteins:
- the LOC126850330 gene encoding aldo-keto reductase family 1 member B1-like, whose protein sequence is MVLNAPKLKFYNGNEIPVFGLGTWKSKPGEVTQAVKDAIDIGYRHIDCAHVYGNEKEVGIAVNAKIAEGVVKREDLFITSKLWNTFHRPDLVEPAIKQSLADLGLDYIDLYLIHWPFGYKEGGPLFPTTPEGAVFLSDVDYVDTWKTMEDVLAKGLTKNIGVSNFNSEQITRLLENASVKPVTNQIECHPYLTQKKLSNFCKEKDILITAYSPLGSPDRPWAKPDDPKLLEDKKLKELGQKYNKTPAQILIRYQLDRGHIVIPKSVNKSRIVQNSEVFDFQLSSDDIAYIDSFDCNGRICPISGAVDSPYYPFNIPF, encoded by the exons atggttTTGAATGCACCCAAGTTGAAGTTTTACAATGGCAATGAAATACCAGTTTTCGGCTTGGGAACCTGGAAG TCTAAGCCAGGCGAAGTTACTCAAGCTGTAAAAGATGCTATTGATATCGGCTACAGACATATTGATTGCGCTCATGTTTATGGAAACGAGAAGGAAGTTGGCATTGCTGTCAATGCAAAAATAGCAGAGGGTGTCGTAAAGAGAGAGGATCTGTTTATTACCAGCAAATTGTGGAATACTTTCCACAGACCTGATTTGGTTGAGCCAGCCATCAAGCAATCACTAGCTGATCTTGGTCTTGATTACAtagatctttatttaattcactGGCCATTTGGATATAAAGAGGGCGGACCCCTTTTTCCTACAACTCCTGAAGGTGCCGTTTTTCTGAGTGATGTAGATTATGTCGATACTTGGAAGACTATGGAGGATGTGCTAGCTAAGGGTTTGACAAAAAACATTGGAGtcagtaattttaattctgaGCAAATTACCAGGCTACTCGAGAATGCATCAGTCAAACCTGTTACAAATCAG attGAATGTCATCCATATCTAACTCAGAAGaagttatcaaatttttgcaaagaaaaggACATTCTTATTACTGCATACAGTCCACTCGGATCACCAGATAGACCATGGGCCAAGCCAGATGATCCAAAATTACTGGaagataagaaattaaaagagcTTGGACAAAAGTACAATAAGACACCTGCACAAATACTTATACGTTATCAA TTGGATCGTGGCCATATTGTGATCCCCAAGTCAGTTAATAAGTCACGTATTGTTCAAAACAGTGAAGTATTTGATTTTCAACTTTCATCTGatgatattgcatatattgatAGCTTCGATTGCAATGGACGAATTTGTCCAATATCTgg cgCGGTCGACAGTCCTTATTATCCTTTTAACATTCCGTTTTAA
- the LOC126850282 gene encoding cytochrome P450 4C1-like, whose translation MDLISLILCMLFVVLLIPTIISTVYHYYVLRRNLNNIPEYGSPFTVAFELMKMTEYERTLWFMQRMREFKDGIFINWIGLKPLINIYKPEFFKIILPSTVNIEKGFPYEMLNSWLGKGLLTSTGKQWNHDRKLIGPTFHFSILDQFALVMSEKAEILTKCLEKEIAKNPGKAINIFPFANNVALDVICETAMGVDVHAQEIKTEYTTTIHRGTKLIVERFFQPWLWSDWLYNLMSSGKEYKSVINIIHKFTRKVICQRKIARQLRNGSIKSKNVDDDLDIGKRKRKAFLDLLLDQNEKDETPLTDDELRAQVDTFMFEGHDTTAVAITWSLFLLGNNLEHQEKVHEELEEVFKDSKTPASVKELSQLKYLDRIIKESLRLFPSVPVITRKLTKDIKMDGYTLPKGVTVVLAIGLLHKNPEIWSHPNKFDPDRFLPDNSKYRNPYAYVPFSAGPRNCIGQKFALLEEKTILTAILRKWRVKSVETADTVPHGASLILRPCEDICIYFTPKE comes from the exons ATGGACTTAATCTCTTTGATACTGTGCATGTTATTCGTTGTTTTACTAATTCCCACAATTATATCGACAGTGTATCATTATTATGTTCTTCGACGAAATCTTAACAATATTCCTGAATATGGATCTCCTTTTACTGTGGCATTTGAATTGATGAAGATGACGGAATatg AACGCACATTATGGTTTATGCAACGTATGCGTGAATTTAAAgatggaatttttataaattggatTGGCTTGAaaccattaattaatatctataaaccTGAATTTTTTAAG aTTATTTTGCCCAGTACTGTAAATATCGAGAAAGGATTTCCCTATGAAATGCTGAATTCTTGGTTAGGCAAAGGACTTCTAACTTCTACag GAAAACAATGGAATcatgatagaaaattaattggacCAACGTTCCATTTTAGTATATTGGATCAATTTGCCTTAGTTATGTCCGAAAAAGCAGAGATCTTGACAAAATGTCTTGAGAAAGAAATAGCAAAGAATCCAGGGAAAGCTATCAACATTTTTCCGTTTGCTAACAATGTTGCTCTCGACGTTATATgtg aaaCGGCAATGGGTGTGGATGTACATGCTCAAGAAATTAAAACCGAGTATACCACAACAATACATAG AGGTACTAAATTAATTGTGGAGCGATTTTTTCAACCATGGCTTTGGTCAGATTggttgtataatttaatgtcttcaggaaaagaatataaatcagtaatcaatataatacataaatttacaagaaag gtGATATGTCAAAGAAAGATCGCACGACAATTGAGAAACGGTTCTATCAAATCGAAAAACGTGGATGACGATCTTGATATAG gtAAGCGAAAGAGGAAAGCTTTTCTAGATCTGTTACTAGATCAGAATGAGAAGGACGAAACTCCGTTAACCGATGATGAATTGAGGGCACAAGTCGACACATTTATGTTTGag GGTCATGACACAACTGCGGTTGCGATAACTTGGTCGCTTTTTCTTTTGGGCAATAATCTTGAGCATCAAGAAAAAGTTCATGAAGAACTCGAGGAAGTTTTCAAAGATTCGAAGACACCAGCCAGCGTAAAGGAGTTGTCACAATTGAAGTATCTCGATAGGATCATAAAAGAATCGCTTAGATTATTCCCAAGTGTACCTGTAATCACAAGGAAATTaacgaaagatataaaaatgg atgGTTATACGCTCCCGAAAGGTGTTACAGTTGTATTGGCAATCGGTTTACTGCATAAAAATCCGGAAATTTGGTCACATCCAAATAAGTTCGATCCAGATCGCTTTCTTCCGGATAATTCCAAATATAGGAATCCATATGCTTATGTTCCATTCAGCGCTGGACCAAGAAACTGTATTGGCCAGAAATTTGCTTTACTCGAagagaaaacaatattaacagctattttgagaaaatggaGAGTGAAAAGTGTAGAAACGGCGGATACAGTTCCACACGGAGCCTCTCTCATTTTGCGACCATGCGAAGATATATGCATCTATTTCACGCCaaaggaataa
- the LOC126850381 gene encoding uncharacterized protein LOC126850381, whose amino-acid sequence MSATTSKTLDLPLANVATGIEERRCNLICRHRDLRDKIATIERSIPALMAFNLWMTKPRDHDQDTPCKKVREIMNKLSPQPDPADKLLAELKSTVDDLHRETAQLHDKIIDADVKLEETGMELESLELANKEMEERLIELQNEVAKHSTPSLHSIHSDDLICLRKIRQLAEEELKLKNCIKELENKEITYRRQMSKLLSCKKFQRDNRKTEIEKNSKRLCPLKDRKHDAYVTKKKYTLKDKGRKTCCSCATSVTLTNYEEMSKGSSKERKKMCPPASCCIPLDNRTIKSRDYKVCCKSCQQISIFKSKSPYESSTNPSCESLQNVISKIDVAQSLKRLTQSSVPCVLGKTCKDCKTSATYKEINISECEEQSARKSSTIPCDCSITPLDKTRELTISGISYLGSEVEDSDSDEFCECCSCGCENSSI is encoded by the exons ATGTCAGCCACCACTA GTAAAACTCTTGATTTGCCTTTGGCGAACGTCGCAACAGGAATCGAGGAACGCCGATGCAACTTGATTTGTCGACACAGAGACCTTCGAGATAAGATTGCTACGATAGAACGCTCTATTCCGGCCTTGATGGCGTTCAACCTGTGGATGACCAAACCAAGAGACCATGACCAAGATACACCGTGCAAGAAAGTGCGCGAAATCATGAATAAATTGTCGCCGCAGCCGGATCCTGCCGATAAACTCCTCGCCGAATTGAAGAGCACGGTCGACGATCTTCATCGAGAAACGGCACAGTTGCAT GATAAGATTATAGATGCAGATGTAAAATTGGAGGAAACCGGGATGGAGTTAGAATCTTTGGAATTAGCTAACAAAGAAATGGAGGAAAGACTAATAGAATTGCAAAATGAAGTAGCGAAGCACAGTACACCCAGCCTACATTCCATTCACTCCGATGATCTGATATGTCTGAGAAAAATTCGTCAGCTCGCCGAAGAGGAATTGAAGCTGAAAAACTGCATCAAGGAGctggaaaataaagaaatcacGTATAGACGTCAAATGAGCAAATTACTGTCCTGCAAAAAATTTCAGCGCGATAACAGAAAGacggaaatagaaaaaaatagtaaaagatTATGTCCGCTGAAAGATCGCAAACATGATGCATAtgtgacaaagaaaaaatatactctTAAAGATAAGGGACGA AAGACTTGTTGCTCGTGTGCGACGTCAGTGACATTAACCAATTATGAGGAAATGTCGAAGGGATCATCCAAAGAGCGCAAAAAAATGTGCCCGCCAGCTTCGTGCTGCATCCCACTGGACAATCGCACAATCAAATCTCGGGATTACAAAGTATGTTGCAAATCTTGCCAACAAATCTCTATATTTAAATCCAAGTCTCCTTACGAATCCTCAACAAATCCTTCTTGCGAATCTCTACAAAATGTCATCTCGAAAATAG atgTAGCACAATCGCTCAAACGATTAACACAATCTTCTGTACCGTGTGTTCTTGGTAAGACGTGCAAGGATTGCAAAACTTCTGctacatataaagaaattaatatctctGAATGTGAAGAACAAAGCGCACGCAAATCATCGACTATACCCTGTGATTGCAGCATTACGCCGTTGGACAAAACTCGTGAATTAACGATTTCGGGAATATCATATTTGGGATCAGAAGTTGAAGACAGTGATAGTGATGAGTTTTGCGAGTGTTGTTCTTGTGGTTGCGAAAATTCatcaatatga
- the LOC126850377 gene encoding uncharacterized protein LOC126850377, whose protein sequence is YSKLDEPTRRDVDDDGFSLVTVTSISLQESTGSTFTGSVYTNWEEKFACRALQKRGRIFSYRRRKIYVDDGIFSAPPGVCPHRVTSSIIRRNTGDSRLVFIWPQKASRARLSSVLAPLLRGVLIGLLFVDALHLWPGEFLPTSLPSNMPISLPPVKCNIIEPRWFDNN, encoded by the exons taCAGCAAATTGGACGAGCCGACGCGCCGGGACGTGGACGATGATGGCTTTTCTCTGGTAACCGTGACTAGTATTTCCCTTCAAGAAAGCACTGGCAGTACCTTCACAGGATCCGTTTACACGAATTGGGAAGAGAAATTCGCGTGTCGCGCATTACAGAAGCGAGGTCGCATCTTCAGCTATCGAAGGAGGAAGATATACGTCGACGATGGAATCTTTAGTGCACCACCTGGCGTCTGTCCGCATCGCGTTACGTCATCAATCATTCGTCGTAATACAG gAGATTCTCGACTCGTGTTTATCTGGCCGCAAAAAGCCAGCAGAGCGCGGTTATCGAGTGTTCTCGCACCTTTATTGCGCGGAGTCTTGATTGGACTATTGTTTGTAGATGCTCTTCATCTGTGGCCTGGAGAATTTTTACCCACGTCGCTACCATCGAATATGCCGATCTCTTTGCCGCCTGTCAAATGCAACATTATCGAGCCACGTTGGTTCGACAATAACTGA